The nucleotide window GGTGTTGTTGCAGAGATGGTTCTTGAGAGGGCAAAAAGATTGGTTGAGGAGAAAAACGATGTTGTCATACTTCTTGATAGTCTAACACGGTTGACAAGGGCTTACAATATAATTACTCCGCCTACCGGTAGGGTGATGTCTGGAGGTATTGAGGTTGGAGCATTTTATAAGCCTAAGCACTTTTTCGGATCTGCAAGAAAGGTTGAAGAAGGAGGAAGCCTAACCATTATTGCGAGTGCACTCATAGACACTGGTAGCAAAATGGATGAGGTTATATATGAGGAATTCAAGGGAACTGGCAATATGGAGATTCATCTTGATAGAAATCTTGCAAACAAAAGAATATTCCCTGCTATAGATTTAAAGCTTTCGGGAACAAGAAGGGAGGAACTATTGCTTAAGGAGGATGTATTACACAAAATGTGGCTACTGAGAAGAGCTTTAAATGACTATTCCAATGAAGAGGTAATTCAGAAACTTTCTGAGGTATTGATGAAGACTAAGAGTAATAGTGAATTTCTGAACAACCTACAGCAGTTTTAGAGTATTTATGGATATTTACAGTAAGGTAATGGTTCCGGGTAGTAGCGCAAATGTTGGGAGTGGTTTTGATATATTTGGCATAGCTGTGGGGATATACTCTTATTTTTCCTTTCAAGAGGAGAAAAGAGTTACTTACATAGGCAAAGATGGTATAGATACAGAGTTGGCGACTAACCTTGTGTTTACTTCACTCTCAAGGGTATTGAAGGAGTTTAAGCAAAGTATTCCAAATCTTGGAATCTGGATAAAAAACCATATTCCCATAAAGAGGGGTTTAGGAAGTAGCTCAGTTGCGATAATTGGTGGTCTCTCTCTTGGTTATATATACCTTAAGTATAAAGGGTTGTTACCTAGTAATCTTGAGGATTTTGAAGTTTTCAAGGAAAAGGTTATAATTCCCTTAGGAACTGAGGTAGAGGGTCATCCTGATAATATTACTCCGTCAACTGTTGGAGGATTTACAATATCCAACATAGATGGTAAAAACTCCTACCAGAAATTAAAGGTTCCCTCTAACTTTCATCTAGTTTTTGTGATACCGGAATTTGAGATTCCAACAAGCGAGGCTAGAGAGGTCCTGCCAAAGACATATTCTAGGGAAGATGTTATTTTCAACATAAGATCATCACTTAGTCTGGTTCTGGGAGTAACGAAAAACGACATAAATTTGGTATCCTTAGGACTTAGGGATAGAATACATCAACCTTATAGGGCAAAGTTATACAAGGGTTTTGAGAAACTTTTGGAACTTGGTAGAGGTGATATCTCTGAAAACTTTGTTGGAAGTTTTGTCTCGGGAAGTGGGCCTACAATATGCTGTGTTTTTAGCGACCAACCATCGTTTGACGAGATTGAGAAATTAAGGAGCATAATATCTCAGAGAACTGATATACCTTACGATTTGCAGATTCTTTCTGTGGATAACTCGGGTGCGAGGATAATATGAGGAAAATAAACTTCGTAAACTATTGCCAGAAGAGGTTCGTTAAGAAATCTTTCGTTGAAGATGTCTCTAGCTTTATCTTGAGTGAGATGGGTGAGGATAAGGTGGAGGTAAGTGTGGTATTATGCGGAAACGATAGGATGAGAGAATACAATAGGATGTTCAGAGGCAAAGACTATCCGACAGATGTACTTTCCTTTCCTGATGGTGAAAAGATGGGTAGGTATATGTATCTGGGGGATGTTGTAATCTCCGTTGATAAGGTATACGAGCAAAGTGTAGAGGAAGGTATCTCACCTCTTGAGGAATTTGTAAGACTTTTAGTTCATGGGATTTTACACCTTTTGGGATATGATCATGAGAAATCAGAAAGTGACGAAAGGAGGATGATGAAATTACAGGAAACGATAGTGGACAGAGTATTAGGGAAGTTTCTTGGATCTTGGAGAGAAAAAGAGCAAAAAAGATAAAGGAGTATTTTGGTAACTTTGATAGAGATTTTTAGGTTCAATGCCTGCATTTTTGTAAGTCTTTTTTGATTTTGCCTACTGATGTGGGTTTATCAAACTTCAGTCTTTCATCCCAAAACTGAAGTTTGTAGTAGAGTTTGGTAGAAATTAAACGAAAACCTCCTCTTGCCTCGTAGAATAAAGGCAATCGGAATACTCTTCCACAAAAAAATACCAAACTCTTGACCAAACTTCAGTCCCAAAACTATTGAAAACAGTATTTTGTTTTTTTATAATTGGATTACCCTTAGAAAGGGAGGTATGATATGGAAGTAAGTGGTGTAAGGAGGTTTTTGGTAAGTGTGTTTTTGATTTTTGTGATTGCTTTTTGGTCCTATGGAGTTACTTCTTCTAACAAGAATATAGTTATCAGGGTATTGGGTAGTTGGGATCCGTTTACAATGGGTTGGGAAGCTGATGAGCTTCTTATCTCGCCAACCAATACTCTTAATAAACCGTATGGAGCTATTGTTGATCATAACGATTTAACAAATGCTGGTGGTAGAATGCTTACCTATTTTGGCACTCCATATCAAAACAAATGTGAACCTACAAATGACTCTGCGTATCCTGGCAGAGAGACAGATCCTTTAACAAAGGCTGAGCTTTCTGAGCTATGGCTTACTTGGGATGCAAATTACATATATTTTGCCGTTAGGGGACAGACAGCTGGTAGGCATAATAATCTAATGATCTATTTTGACAGAGAAGCTGGTAAGGGAAGAACCAGCTTTGTTGAAAGTGGGGTTCACTGGAATAGAGGTGTTTTCTTTTCAGGTTTTGATCCAGATATGTATATAGGGTTCTGGAATCCTAATGATAAGGTAGAATTTGACATCTTGCCTGATAAGAGTAAAGGAGGAGTTCAGCTCTTTTCTATAGTTGGTAATGATGAGGATGCTGCTATTAGTAGTTACAGTGATGGGACATATAGTGCTAATATGGATACTGATGTGTTTAATTTCTTTTTTAATGGCGAGTTTGAGCCCGATATGTTTAAGAGGGTTGTTGTGGGTAGAATAAGTTGGAACTTCTTTTTCACAAATGTTAATCCTACAAATATGTGGTTGAAGATAGCAGTTGCTACAACTGGCCCTGATAGTGGGAACTATAATTATGAATATATGCCCGATAACTCAACGCCGGTTAATCCTTCGTTTAAGTCTGTTGAAGATAATTTTGTTATGATAAGAGTAACTGATGAGGATGCGAAACCTAGGTTAGGTATAAATGTTAGAAATGAGGCTTATGTAAACTTTTATCCTGGGCTTAAAATACAGGCAGAAAAATCTCCAAGGTTCTATGCCAAAGTTGTGAGAGGAGGTGCTGAAACTAAAGAGGATGCCACTCCGAAGGTTTTTGCTCCTTCTAGGGGAGATAGAGTAAAGATAAGAATAGATATCCGTGAGGCAACTGACTTTTTTGCGCAGGGGTATATAAAGATATATGATGAAAGGGGTAACTTAGTTAGAACTCTTGCTGATAACATAAATTTGGCTAAGGATATGTCTGGTCAGGTTAGACCTAATGCTAAGCCTGGTGTGTATGAGTTTCCTTATACCTTTGTTTGGGATGGTAGGGATGATAAAGGAAATTTTGTTCCTATTGGCAACTATATTTTGGTGGTAGCTGGTAAGAATATATCGGCCCTTGATATGGTAGGTACTAGGTTAATTACGGTTATTCACTAAGGAGGTGGGTTTATGAAAAAAGTTTTGTCTGTTTTGTTTGTATTAGGGACTGTTTTTAGTGCAAATGCTTTGTTTGAGCCTGTGTTTGTTGGTGGGAAGTATGTGGGATTAGGTGGTGCTAATATAGTTGAGGTTCAAGATCCTTATGCTATGGTTTATAATCCTGCCGGTCTTTCTTATATAGATGGTATTTCTGTTTCCGTTTCTTACTCCGAACCTTTTGGAACGCCTGGAATGAATCTTATTAATGCTAATCTAGCTGGGAACTTGGTTGATATTTTGCAGTTAGGGGTTAATGTGTCGTATTACGGAGCTGATTTGAATAGCACTAGTGGGTTAAGGTATCTTGTTGTGGGAGTGGGAGTTGGTAGGAGTTTTAGTTTATCTGATGTTATTAGTTTTGTAGATGATCTTAGAGTTGGTTTGTCTGCAAAGGGGTTGATGATATCCCTTGCGGGGTATGAGCTTGATACTAGCGTGAATGGAAGCAAGATGGGCTTTAGTGCTGATGCTGGAGTAGGAGTCTCTTTGATGAAAGAATTTTTAAAAGTAGGTGTTGTAGGATATAACTTGGTGCCTAATAGTTTTAGTTTCTTTTCTGATTCTACGAATGTAACTGAAGTTTATTCTGCTGTTAAGTTTGGAGTATCTGTTTATCTTGTAAGACCTTATATGAAGATATTTGGTGCGTATGGTATGGGTCTAAATTCTGCTTCTCCATCTTCGCTTTCAGTGGGAACAGAACTGTCCTACGCTGATACTATATTTACAAGGATAGGTTTAAATGAAGGTAAGCTTACTATGGGTTTGGGGATTAAAGCTCCTAACTT belongs to Brevinematia bacterium and includes:
- the rho gene encoding transcription termination factor Rho, which encodes EVIIFVLLIDERPEEVTDWKRSLKGVRVISSTFDEEPSRHGVVAEMVLERAKRLVEEKNDVVILLDSLTRLTRAYNIITPPTGRVMSGGIEVGAFYKPKHFFGSARKVEEGGSLTIIASALIDTGSKMDEVIYEEFKGTGNMEIHLDRNLANKRIFPAIDLKLSGTRREELLLKEDVLHKMWLLRRALNDYSNEEVIQKLSEVLMKTKSNSEFLNNLQQF
- the thrB gene encoding homoserine kinase yields the protein MDIYSKVMVPGSSANVGSGFDIFGIAVGIYSYFSFQEEKRVTYIGKDGIDTELATNLVFTSLSRVLKEFKQSIPNLGIWIKNHIPIKRGLGSSSVAIIGGLSLGYIYLKYKGLLPSNLEDFEVFKEKVIIPLGTEVEGHPDNITPSTVGGFTISNIDGKNSYQKLKVPSNFHLVFVIPEFEIPTSEAREVLPKTYSREDVIFNIRSSLSLVLGVTKNDINLVSLGLRDRIHQPYRAKLYKGFEKLLELGRGDISENFVGSFVSGSGPTICCVFSDQPSFDEIEKLRSIISQRTDIPYDLQILSVDNSGARII
- the ybeY gene encoding rRNA maturation RNase YbeY — translated: MRKINFVNYCQKRFVKKSFVEDVSSFILSEMGEDKVEVSVVLCGNDRMREYNRMFRGKDYPTDVLSFPDGEKMGRYMYLGDVVISVDKVYEQSVEEGISPLEEFVRLLVHGILHLLGYDHEKSESDERRMMKLQETIVDRVLGKFLGSWREKEQKR